A genomic segment from Pseudomonadales bacterium encodes:
- a CDS encoding lysozyme inhibitor LprI family protein yields the protein MIALNSCKARLRLACIFFIAVWGVLLGVAWSTVAVAETVPASFDCKKASKTVEKFICSQAVLRWNDWALARSYRAVYAAAKKSAREHLVFEQRDWMRERDRRCVAE from the coding sequence ATGATTGCGTTGAACTCATGCAAAGCACGGTTGCGGCTTGCATGCATATTTTTTATCGCAGTGTGGGGCGTGTTGCTGGGTGTGGCGTGGTCAACGGTTGCTGTTGCTGAAACAGTACCAGCCAGTTTTGATTGCAAGAAAGCCAGCAAAACAGTGGAAAAATTTATTTGTTCTCAAGCGGTGCTGCGCTGGAATGATTGGGCTTTGGCGCGCAGCTACCGCGCTGTTTACGCTGCAGCAAAAAAATCTGCGCGTGAGCATTTGGTGTTTGAGCAGCGCGATTGGATGCGTGAACGCGACAGACGCTGTGTTGCTGAATGA
- a CDS encoding ATP-binding protein: protein MSTDKETLVVLQKIAASLQEHFPVRASVPDLYAAPAFRWLVRRGAGRLEPVTQLASLSLDDLLSIDRQKNEVLRNTQQFLQGLPANNVLMTGARGTGKSSLMRALLNRYAADGLRIIEVQRDHLVDLPDILDAIRSDTRYAALRFIIFCDDLTFADEEPAYKALKTALDGSLASPDNNVLIYATSNRRHLLPEYMQDNVSSQMVEGELHPSEAIEEKISLSERFGLWLAFYPFTQDEYLAAVAHWLNQYGVAVTDAINIDACAFATQRGSRSGRVAAQFARDTAGRLQLGER from the coding sequence ATGTCCACGGATAAAGAAACACTTGTTGTATTGCAAAAAATTGCCGCATCCTTGCAAGAGCATTTTCCTGTGCGCGCGAGTGTGCCGGATTTATACGCTGCGCCGGCGTTTCGCTGGTTAGTGCGGCGTGGTGCAGGGCGCTTGGAGCCAGTCACTCAACTAGCGTCTTTATCATTGGATGATTTGCTGAGTATTGATCGTCAGAAAAATGAAGTGTTGCGCAATACGCAGCAGTTTTTACAAGGGCTTCCCGCGAACAATGTATTGATGACGGGTGCGCGCGGCACAGGAAAATCTTCCTTAATGCGTGCGTTGTTGAATCGCTATGCTGCTGATGGTTTGCGTATTATTGAAGTGCAGCGCGATCATTTGGTGGATTTGCCCGATATTCTCGACGCTATCCGTAGCGATACGCGCTATGCGGCGCTGCGGTTTATTATTTTTTGTGATGATTTAACTTTTGCCGATGAAGAACCGGCCTACAAAGCCTTGAAAACCGCGCTGGATGGCTCGCTTGCATCGCCAGATAACAATGTGTTGATTTACGCGACTTCTAATCGTCGCCATTTATTGCCGGAATACATGCAAGACAATGTTTCCTCGCAAATGGTGGAGGGTGAATTGCATCCTAGTGAAGCGATTGAAGAAAAAATTTCTTTGTCGGAGCGCTTTGGTTTGTGGTTGGCGTTTTATCCATTTACGCAAGATGAATATTTAGCCGCTGTCGCGCATTGGTTGAATCAATACGGCGTAGCGGTGACAGACGCCATCAATATAGATGCCTGTGCGTTTGCAACACAGCGCGGCTCGCGCTCTGGGCGTGTGGCGGCGCAGTTTGCGCGTGATACAGCAGGGCGGTTACAGTTGGGCGAGCGATAA
- a CDS encoding HlyD family efflux transporter periplasmic adaptor subunit → MAQPNLLDFVIHLETRARAAENLAELAFSIANDTHAALHFHQALVLNDKHQVICISGLIKISEDSPYTVWLKRAWPWVASMLSEHGGWFAPTQSQLAAAPGDIANGWAEWWTTGVLAMPLRSRDGKILGWIAYLLNAPPTEASIHLIDRLGPTWAYCWEMLVGKPRKGLKTRWKALSRLQKYATVAVLCAFFLLPVRQTALAPAEIVAEDAMVMTATLDGVVKTIHVRPNQSVKAGDLLFSLDDTTLRNRESVAQKSLAVADAELQSATQISFDDSRSKTELTTLAGSVQEKRAELAAVQMQLARTNIRAPYDGIAVFTDPDDWQGRPVVTGERIMLLANPSKPALLIHLPVADAIAIDVGAPVKFFLTVRPLSPLSGKVSETSYEASVGTDGIANYQLRATLNERDARIGLRGTAKLYGDWVVLGYYLVRRPLAKMREWSGL, encoded by the coding sequence ATGGCTCAACCCAATTTACTGGACTTTGTTATTCACCTCGAAACGCGGGCGCGCGCTGCAGAAAATTTAGCCGAGTTAGCTTTCTCCATCGCCAATGACACTCACGCCGCCCTGCATTTCCACCAAGCCTTGGTGCTCAACGATAAACACCAAGTTATCTGTATCTCCGGCCTTATAAAAATCTCTGAAGACAGCCCTTACACTGTATGGCTCAAGCGTGCATGGCCTTGGGTAGCCAGTATGCTTTCTGAGCATGGCGGGTGGTTTGCTCCCACGCAAAGTCAACTGGCAGCGGCGCCGGGTGATATCGCAAACGGCTGGGCCGAGTGGTGGACTACCGGCGTTTTAGCGATGCCACTACGCAGCCGAGACGGAAAAATACTCGGCTGGATCGCCTACCTGCTGAACGCACCGCCCACCGAAGCGTCCATCCACCTGATTGACCGCCTCGGCCCCACATGGGCTTACTGCTGGGAAATGCTGGTCGGCAAACCGCGAAAAGGCTTAAAAACACGCTGGAAAGCACTCAGCCGTCTACAAAAATACGCCACTGTTGCTGTGCTGTGTGCCTTCTTCTTGCTACCTGTGCGGCAAACGGCGCTCGCCCCAGCCGAAATTGTGGCGGAGGATGCCATGGTGATGACGGCGACACTGGATGGCGTGGTCAAAACCATTCATGTTCGCCCCAACCAATCTGTCAAAGCAGGCGATTTACTGTTTTCCTTGGATGACACCACACTGCGCAACCGTGAATCCGTGGCACAAAAATCACTCGCCGTTGCCGATGCCGAACTGCAATCGGCCACCCAAATATCGTTTGACGATAGCCGCAGTAAAACCGAGCTCACGACTCTCGCCGGCTCAGTACAAGAAAAGCGCGCGGAACTGGCCGCTGTGCAAATGCAATTAGCGCGCACCAATATTCGCGCTCCCTATGATGGCATCGCTGTGTTTACGGATCCTGACGATTGGCAAGGCCGCCCTGTTGTGACGGGTGAGCGGATCATGCTGCTGGCAAACCCATCAAAACCGGCCCTGCTGATTCATTTACCCGTTGCTGATGCCATTGCGATTGATGTGGGAGCCCCCGTCAAATTTTTCCTCACGGTGCGCCCACTGTCCCCGCTGTCGGGCAAAGTCAGCGAAACCAGCTACGAAGCCTCTGTCGGCACCGATGGCATCGCCAACTACCAGTTGCGCGCCACCTTGAATGAGCGCGATGCACGCATCGGCTTGAGGGGTACCGCCAAACTGTACGGTGATTGGGTTGTGCTCGGGTACTACCTCGTTCGCCGTCCTCTCGCCAAAATGCGCGAATGGAGCGGACTGTGA
- the acnB gene encoding bifunctional aconitate hydratase 2/2-methylisocitrate dehydratase, whose product MLEAYRKHVEERAAEGVVPKPLSAEQVSGLVELLKNPPKGEEAFLMELITHRVPAGVDPAAYVKASFLTAIVKGEAASPLIDKKHAVHLLGTMLGGYNITTLVHLLDNAELADAAAAELKHTLLMFDAFRDVAEKAKSGNAQAKAVMQSWADAEWFTSRPDVPQQITATVFKVTGETNTDDLSPAPDAWSRPDIPLHAKAMFKNPREGITNAGEQIAELKKKGHPVAFVGDVVGTGSSRKSATNSVIWYTGDDIPFVPNKRYGGICIGGKIAPIFFNTMEDAGALPFECDVSKMNMGDVITIKPYEGKITNQNGEMLADFSLKTDVLLDEVRAGGRINLIIGRGLTDKARAELGLEPSATFRRPHPPADSTKGFTLAQKMVGKACGVSGIRPGTYCEPKMTTVGSQDTTGPMTRDELKDLACLGFSADLVMQSFCHTAAYPKPVDVETHHTLPDFIMTRGGVALRPGDGIIHSWLNRMLLPDTVGTGGDSHTRFPIGISFPAGSGLVAFAAATGVMPLDMPESVLVRFKGEMQPGITLRDLVNAIPYAAIQKGLLTVEKKGKKNIFSGRILEIEGLPKLKVEQAFEISDASAERSAAGCTIKLDKEPIIEYLTSNITMLRWMIKEGYGDARTLEHRAKSMEAWLANPQLMEADKDAEYAEIIDINLNEIKEPLLACPNDPDDVKKLSDVQNTKIDEVFIGSCMTNIGHYRAAGKLLSNVKDGSLPTTLWIAPPTRMDEFQLKEEGYYGIFGASGARTEMPGCSLCMGNQARVRPGSTVVSTSTRNFPNRLGDNANVFLASAELAAVAAVLGKLPTPAEYLEYAGKLSTMGAEIYRYLNFNEIESFQHAADKVKTIKVTHVQEVVL is encoded by the coding sequence GTGTTAGAAGCCTATCGTAAACATGTTGAAGAACGCGCTGCTGAAGGCGTTGTGCCTAAGCCTTTGTCGGCCGAGCAGGTGTCTGGCTTGGTGGAGTTGCTGAAAAATCCACCCAAAGGTGAAGAAGCGTTTTTGATGGAACTGATTACGCATCGCGTGCCTGCGGGTGTAGACCCTGCCGCGTATGTCAAAGCCAGCTTTTTGACGGCAATTGTGAAAGGCGAAGCCGCTTCTCCGCTTATCGATAAAAAACATGCCGTGCATTTGCTCGGTACGATGCTGGGCGGCTACAACATCACCACGCTAGTGCATCTGTTGGATAACGCCGAACTGGCAGATGCTGCCGCAGCCGAGTTAAAACACACACTGTTGATGTTCGATGCTTTCCGCGATGTGGCAGAAAAAGCAAAATCAGGCAACGCACAAGCGAAAGCCGTGATGCAAAGCTGGGCGGATGCCGAGTGGTTTACTTCGCGCCCTGATGTGCCGCAACAAATTACTGCCACTGTGTTCAAAGTAACGGGCGAAACCAATACCGATGATTTATCGCCTGCACCGGATGCGTGGAGCCGCCCTGATATTCCATTGCACGCAAAAGCGATGTTCAAAAATCCGCGCGAAGGCATTACTAATGCTGGCGAGCAAATTGCTGAATTGAAGAAAAAAGGTCATCCCGTTGCGTTCGTGGGTGATGTAGTCGGCACCGGTTCTTCGCGTAAATCTGCTACCAACTCCGTGATTTGGTACACCGGTGACGACATTCCTTTTGTACCGAACAAGCGCTACGGCGGTATTTGCATCGGCGGAAAAATTGCACCGATTTTCTTCAACACCATGGAAGATGCTGGCGCGTTGCCGTTTGAGTGCGATGTATCAAAAATGAATATGGGTGATGTGATTACCATCAAGCCGTACGAAGGAAAAATCACCAATCAAAACGGCGAAATGCTCGCTGATTTCAGTTTGAAAACCGATGTGTTGTTGGATGAAGTGCGCGCGGGTGGCCGTATCAATTTAATTATCGGTCGCGGTTTGACCGACAAAGCGCGCGCAGAGTTGGGCTTAGAGCCTTCGGCGACTTTCCGTCGCCCACATCCACCAGCAGACAGCACAAAAGGCTTCACGCTGGCGCAAAAAATGGTGGGCAAAGCCTGTGGCGTGAGCGGTATTCGCCCCGGCACTTACTGCGAACCCAAAATGACAACGGTGGGTTCACAAGACACTACAGGCCCGATGACGCGCGATGAATTGAAAGATTTAGCGTGCTTGGGTTTCTCTGCTGATCTGGTGATGCAATCGTTCTGCCACACAGCGGCATATCCAAAACCGGTTGATGTGGAAACGCATCACACACTGCCAGATTTCATCATGACGCGCGGCGGTGTGGCGCTGCGCCCAGGTGACGGCATCATCCACTCTTGGCTCAACCGTATGTTGCTGCCAGACACCGTCGGCACTGGCGGTGATTCGCACACGCGTTTCCCGATTGGTATTTCATTTCCTGCGGGTTCCGGTTTGGTGGCGTTTGCCGCAGCAACGGGCGTAATGCCTTTGGATATGCCGGAATCGGTATTGGTGCGCTTCAAAGGTGAAATGCAGCCTGGCATCACACTGCGTGATTTGGTGAATGCGATTCCTTACGCGGCGATTCAAAAAGGTTTGTTGACTGTTGAGAAAAAAGGCAAGAAAAATATTTTCTCTGGCCGCATTTTGGAAATCGAAGGCTTGCCAAAATTGAAAGTGGAGCAGGCGTTTGAAATTTCTGATGCGTCTGCCGAGCGTTCGGCTGCTGGTTGTACGATTAAATTGGATAAAGAACCGATCATCGAATACTTAACGTCTAACATCACCATGCTGCGCTGGATGATTAAAGAAGGTTACGGCGATGCTCGCACACTCGAACATCGCGCTAAATCCATGGAAGCGTGGTTGGCGAATCCACAATTGATGGAAGCGGATAAAGATGCCGAGTACGCAGAAATTATCGACATCAATTTGAATGAGATCAAAGAACCGTTGCTGGCTTGTCCGAACGATCCAGACGATGTAAAAAAATTGAGCGATGTGCAGAACACAAAAATCGACGAAGTGTTTATCGGTTCTTGCATGACGAACATCGGTCACTATCGCGCGGCGGGTAAGTTGTTGTCGAATGTGAAAGACGGTTCGCTGCCCACGACTTTGTGGATTGCGCCGCCAACGCGTATGGATGAATTCCAACTCAAAGAAGAAGGTTATTACGGTATTTTTGGTGCCAGCGGTGCGCGCACTGAAATGCCTGGCTGTTCACTGTGCATGGGCAACCAAGCGCGCGTGCGCCCCGGCTCTACCGTGGTTTCCACTTCGACGCGTAATTTCCCCAACCGTTTAGGCGATAACGCCAATGTGTTTTTGGCGTCTGCAGAATTGGCGGCGGTTGCTGCTGTATTGGGTAAATTACCAACACCAGCAGAGTATTTAGAGTACGCGGGCAAATTGAGTACGATGGGCGCGGAAATTTATCGCTACCTGAACTTCAACGAAATTGAATCGTTCCAGCACGCTGCGGACAAAGTGAAAACCATCAAAGTGACGCATGTGCAAGAAGTTGTGCTTTAG
- a CDS encoding site-2 protease family protein: MSEAAPNQLPLTPALREDLRLYELGSSIDGEPIWAIQDPAANRFFRIGWLEYECLLRWPGKPEDIATDIEATTPLTIDPEQVSEFARFLDAHQLSLPSAATQQRIQQAAREPGWRHWKWWLHHYLFIRIPVVRPQRFLQKLTLWLEPLFSKGAVILLLLACLLGLVLVAHQWEHFTHSALDSLTPSGLLGFAIALIVSKSLHELGHAVVATRMGVRVAHMGIAFLVMWPMLYTDTGESWRLRSPRQRLAISSAGVATELALAGLATLAWALLDDGAMRQAALYLATTGWVLSLVLNISPFMRFDGYFILSDLINFPNLHERSGALTRVWLRRSLLGLNDAWPETFSQKARRSLIAFALTTWTYRFIVFLGIAVTVYFLFFKLLGICLMMVEIIWFVIRPIWTEFAVWKKRWPEVKNRRKHILYGSFFALLILLLVPWRFDITAQGVAHAERQQLVFAPFPSQLSEIHATGKVSEGEILSAFAAPDLAARAAQLIASRNAFEHRLSGLLDTDNQGLNKRLALTQRLAEQQTELLGIQEENDRLVIRAEFSGQWRDISPLIRQGTWVGVRDKLGVLFDPSSWVVEAYVEQRAIDRIALGAAASFLPQGSLKALSGQVVEIDTTRSQRLSHPMLSSTYGGKLSTVPNNKTQEAVPSDALYRVRIRLHQVPQRCHEKCTRHYSPTRPAQQPRLGRTPREHSRY; the protein is encoded by the coding sequence GTGAGTGAGGCCGCGCCCAACCAGCTCCCGTTAACACCGGCATTGCGCGAAGACTTGCGTTTGTACGAGCTGGGCTCAAGTATCGACGGTGAACCTATTTGGGCGATTCAGGATCCGGCGGCTAACCGTTTTTTTCGTATCGGCTGGCTGGAGTACGAGTGTTTATTGCGTTGGCCGGGCAAGCCGGAAGACATTGCCACCGACATTGAAGCAACCACGCCGCTGACGATCGACCCTGAGCAAGTCTCCGAATTCGCCCGCTTCCTCGATGCCCATCAGCTATCACTCCCCTCAGCGGCAACGCAGCAGCGCATACAACAAGCCGCTCGCGAGCCAGGCTGGCGCCACTGGAAATGGTGGCTACACCACTATTTGTTCATCCGTATTCCTGTCGTGCGCCCGCAGCGGTTTTTGCAGAAGCTCACGCTCTGGCTAGAGCCGCTATTTTCTAAAGGCGCGGTGATTCTGCTATTACTGGCGTGCCTGCTCGGCCTCGTACTTGTTGCACACCAATGGGAGCACTTTACGCACAGTGCGCTCGATAGCCTGACCCCTTCAGGGCTGCTGGGGTTTGCAATTGCACTGATTGTTTCTAAAAGCCTGCACGAATTGGGTCACGCTGTTGTCGCCACCCGTATGGGCGTGCGGGTTGCGCACATGGGGATCGCTTTCTTAGTGATGTGGCCCATGTTGTATACCGACACAGGGGAATCATGGCGCTTGCGTTCACCGCGCCAAAGGCTAGCCATTTCGTCGGCAGGTGTTGCGACAGAACTCGCGTTGGCAGGATTGGCCACTTTGGCTTGGGCTTTGCTGGATGACGGCGCCATGCGGCAAGCTGCGCTGTACCTTGCCACCACGGGCTGGGTGCTGTCATTGGTATTAAACATTAGCCCTTTTATGCGTTTTGACGGCTACTTCATCCTCTCGGATCTCATTAACTTTCCCAACTTGCACGAGCGCAGTGGCGCGTTGACACGCGTATGGCTGCGACGGTCTTTGCTCGGCCTTAACGATGCGTGGCCAGAAACATTTTCTCAGAAAGCGCGTCGTTCGCTGATTGCTTTTGCTCTGACAACTTGGACTTATCGCTTCATCGTTTTTTTAGGTATTGCCGTTACTGTGTATTTTCTTTTTTTCAAACTACTCGGCATCTGCCTCATGATGGTGGAAATTATTTGGTTTGTTATTCGCCCTATTTGGACAGAATTTGCCGTGTGGAAAAAGCGTTGGCCCGAAGTAAAAAACCGTCGCAAACATATTTTGTACGGTAGTTTTTTTGCGCTATTAATTTTGCTGCTTGTGCCATGGCGCTTTGATATCACAGCACAAGGTGTTGCGCATGCCGAACGCCAACAATTAGTTTTTGCGCCTTTTCCTTCGCAGCTGAGTGAAATACACGCCACAGGCAAAGTGTCAGAGGGAGAAATACTCAGCGCGTTTGCTGCACCCGATTTGGCAGCGCGCGCGGCGCAACTAATTGCCAGCAGAAATGCTTTCGAGCATCGTTTATCCGGTTTGTTGGATACGGACAATCAAGGCTTGAATAAACGACTCGCACTCACACAGCGTTTAGCCGAGCAACAAACAGAATTACTCGGTATCCAAGAAGAAAATGATCGTTTGGTGATTCGCGCCGAGTTTTCAGGGCAGTGGCGCGACATATCACCCCTCATTCGGCAAGGCACTTGGGTGGGTGTACGCGACAAACTGGGCGTACTGTTTGATCCGAGCAGCTGGGTAGTTGAGGCCTATGTTGAACAGCGCGCCATTGACCGCATTGCGCTTGGTGCTGCTGCCAGCTTTTTACCGCAGGGCTCGTTGAAGGCACTGTCGGGACAAGTAGTAGAAATCGATACAACGCGCAGTCAGCGCCTCTCACACCCGATGCTCAGCAGTACCTACGGTGGCAAACTCAGCACGGTGCCCAACAACAAAACGCAGGAAGCTGTACCTAGCGACGCGCTATACCGCGTGCGTATCCGCCTACACCAAGTACCCCAGAGATGCCACGAGAAATGCACGCGGCACTATTCGCCTACAAGGCCAGCCCAGCAGCCTCGCTTAGGACGCACTCCGAGGGAACACTCTCGATACTGA
- a CDS encoding TolC family protein, which yields MEHQKTQLRPTRLWFATACFSVALTGCGALSPQPFAEKDIADRVNQDRAQMYADQEAVAAPITFYDAAARALKYNLDYKLKLMESALSKSLHDVSTYEMLPHLIAGAGYEWRSNDSGGTSVGIEDNLVSLRPSTSQERERTLGNLTFSWSALDFGVSYYRAQQKADQVLMAEERRRKVAQNVLQDVRNSYWRALGAQKLVNRVDALLVRVNKALEHSKQIEKAGLMPQAELLAYQRALLDAVNLLTLRRQDLELARTELDALMSIPAGTKYTLADEKEVALPAIPSNIEELEQLALEKRPEIMEEWYRKRVTENDIKAAKLLLWPNLGLNAGWEYDTNKYNYNSDWSNIGLKLSWDILKLAQWPSLKSAHEYQNKTDDMRRMSLSMAVLTQVRVGVQSYGLALSDLKFAEESARVDQRLYGLAKASVSSQAASELELIRTEARALLSEYQRYVSYGNAQAAWGRVYNSVGLDVTPQTIEKNDVKTLAGAIQSTMQQWRGKVFKTASAE from the coding sequence ATGGAACATCAAAAAACACAACTTCGCCCTACTCGTCTGTGGTTTGCAACGGCTTGCTTCAGTGTGGCTCTCACCGGTTGTGGCGCACTTTCACCACAACCTTTTGCTGAGAAAGATATTGCCGATCGCGTCAATCAAGATCGCGCACAAATGTACGCCGATCAAGAAGCCGTAGCAGCGCCGATTACTTTTTATGATGCCGCTGCGCGCGCACTGAAATACAACTTGGATTACAAACTCAAATTAATGGAGAGTGCGCTCTCCAAAAGTCTGCACGATGTATCCACTTACGAAATGCTGCCACATTTAATTGCAGGCGCAGGTTATGAATGGCGTAGCAACGATTCTGGCGGCACTTCTGTCGGCATCGAAGATAATTTGGTTTCTCTGCGTCCATCCACCTCGCAAGAACGCGAGCGCACACTGGGTAATTTAACTTTCTCGTGGAGCGCGTTGGATTTCGGCGTTTCTTACTATCGAGCGCAGCAAAAAGCAGATCAAGTATTGATGGCAGAAGAGCGTCGCCGCAAAGTGGCGCAGAATGTATTGCAAGATGTACGCAACAGTTATTGGCGCGCATTGGGCGCACAAAAACTGGTTAACCGTGTTGATGCACTGTTGGTGCGCGTCAATAAAGCGTTAGAACATTCCAAGCAAATTGAAAAAGCAGGGCTCATGCCACAGGCAGAACTGTTGGCGTATCAGCGCGCGTTGTTAGACGCCGTAAATTTGCTCACCCTGCGTCGCCAAGATTTGGAATTAGCGCGCACAGAACTCGATGCACTGATGTCTATTCCTGCCGGTACTAAATACACTTTGGCGGATGAAAAAGAAGTGGCGCTGCCTGCTATTCCATCCAATATCGAAGAACTGGAACAGTTGGCGTTAGAAAAGCGTCCAGAAATTATGGAAGAGTGGTATCGCAAACGCGTGACTGAAAACGATATCAAAGCAGCCAAACTGTTGTTGTGGCCAAACTTGGGTCTGAATGCTGGTTGGGAATACGACACCAACAAATACAACTACAACAGCGATTGGAGCAATATCGGCTTAAAACTGTCGTGGGATATTTTGAAATTGGCGCAGTGGCCTTCATTAAAATCTGCGCATGAATATCAAAATAAAACCGATGATATGCGCCGTATGTCTTTGTCCATGGCAGTTTTAACGCAAGTTCGCGTTGGCGTACAAAGCTACGGATTGGCTTTATCGGATCTGAAATTTGCCGAAGAAAGTGCACGCGTTGATCAACGCTTGTACGGCCTCGCCAAAGCCAGCGTCAGCAGCCAAGCCGCCTCTGAATTGGAACTGATTCGCACCGAAGCACGCGCACTGCTGTCTGAATATCAGCGCTATGTCTCTTATGGCAATGCACAAGCTGCTTGGGGGCGTGTTTACAATTCCGTCGGCTTAGATGTCACCCCACAAACTATCGAGAAAAATGATGTAAAAACACTGGCCGGCGCTATACAAAGCACCATGCAACAGTGGAGAGGAAAAGTGTTTAAAACAGCTTCTGCTGAATAA
- a CDS encoding efflux RND transporter periplasmic adaptor subunit, which yields MLAQTSVPPFGTAQPTTNTPPPLPPAAATATSSTSSGDVIRVLLTPELETSLVAQMTGQVSKLNAQLGKQFQQGETVASFDCREPEAKLRMAQAEFKAAKETQTVKERLRKLEAASDMEVTLAAAGTDKAAAAIALSRAQLAQCTVTAPFTGRIVKTHIKQYQGVNIGAPLVDMISDGPLKLRLNIPSRWLREVNVGTKFEVSINETGRTYPAKVSLINARVDAVAQTIELEAHMENVEPDLLAGMSGIAHFKLTQQPATQEGAGQ from the coding sequence GTGTTGGCACAAACCTCTGTCCCTCCCTTCGGCACAGCTCAACCCACGACCAACACCCCTCCACCATTACCACCCGCTGCAGCAACAGCAACATCATCAACGAGCAGTGGTGATGTCATCCGCGTTTTGTTGACGCCAGAATTAGAAACTTCACTGGTCGCACAGATGACGGGGCAAGTATCAAAATTAAACGCGCAATTGGGCAAGCAATTTCAGCAGGGGGAAACGGTAGCCAGTTTTGACTGTCGCGAGCCAGAAGCCAAATTGCGTATGGCGCAGGCAGAATTTAAAGCAGCCAAAGAGACACAAACGGTCAAAGAGCGACTGCGCAAACTGGAAGCCGCCAGCGACATGGAAGTGACACTCGCCGCAGCCGGCACAGATAAAGCAGCCGCAGCCATTGCACTAAGCCGAGCGCAACTCGCGCAGTGCACCGTCACCGCCCCCTTTACCGGACGCATCGTTAAAACGCATATCAAACAATACCAAGGCGTGAATATCGGTGCTCCTCTTGTGGATATGATCAGCGACGGCCCACTTAAGCTGCGACTGAATATTCCGTCTCGATGGCTGCGCGAAGTCAATGTGGGTACAAAATTTGAAGTCAGCATCAACGAAACCGGTCGCACCTACCCAGCCAAAGTGTCGCTCATCAACGCGCGTGTGGATGCCGTTGCTCAAACCATTGAGTTAGAGGCGCACATGGAAAATGTTGAACCCGACCTTCTCGCCGGCATGAGCGGTATCGCCCACTTCAAACTCACGCAACAGCCAGCCACCCAAGAGGGTGCTGGGCAGTAA